From Myxococcales bacterium, the proteins below share one genomic window:
- a CDS encoding alpha-ketoacid dehydrogenase subunit beta, which yields MATVVQAVRMALHVGEERLGVTDIFGEDIGPPLGGAFTQTQGLKTAWNSPLDERGIIGTAIGLALAGQKPVCEIQFCDYIYNTIDLLKIAGNTLWSSNGQWNVPMVCMTPVGAGIRGSIYHSHSFDATATHIPGWKVVMPSNPLDAYGLMLSAIVDPNPVMYLLPKALMRTRALPEELIPGEPGDEKALSKMIDAPLGDRSQWSAEWPDTPTLFVPIGKAKTLREGEHVTVISCGRLVRDAMRAADELRAEGVSVEVIDLRTLYPYDCDAIRDSVKKTHRVLVVNEDTEVTNFGEHLIRRIVEELFYELYAPPRLLAGAFVPGIGLADNLEHASVPQKSEMIKILRELAAHEP from the coding sequence CGGCGTCACCGACATCTTCGGCGAGGACATCGGGCCGCCCCTCGGCGGCGCGTTCACGCAGACCCAAGGCCTCAAGACCGCGTGGAACTCCCCGCTCGACGAGCGCGGCATCATCGGCACCGCGATCGGCCTCGCGCTCGCCGGGCAGAAGCCCGTCTGCGAGATCCAGTTCTGCGACTACATCTACAACACCATCGATCTCCTGAAGATCGCGGGCAACACGCTCTGGTCGTCGAACGGCCAGTGGAACGTGCCCATGGTGTGCATGACCCCGGTCGGGGCGGGCATCCGCGGGAGCATCTACCACTCGCACTCGTTCGACGCGACGGCGACCCACATCCCCGGGTGGAAGGTCGTGATGCCCTCGAACCCGCTCGACGCGTACGGGCTCATGCTCTCGGCGATCGTCGACCCGAACCCGGTCATGTACCTCCTCCCGAAGGCGCTCATGCGCACGCGCGCGCTCCCCGAGGAGCTCATCCCCGGCGAGCCGGGCGACGAGAAGGCGCTCTCGAAGATGATCGACGCGCCCCTCGGCGATCGCTCGCAGTGGAGCGCCGAGTGGCCGGACACGCCGACGCTGTTCGTGCCCATCGGAAAGGCGAAGACGCTCCGCGAAGGCGAGCACGTGACCGTGATCTCGTGCGGGCGCCTCGTGCGCGACGCCATGCGTGCCGCCGACGAGCTCCGCGCCGAAGGCGTGTCGGTCGAGGTGATCGACCTCCGCACGCTCTACCCGTACGACTGCGACGCGATCCGAGACAGCGTCAAGAAGACGCACCGCGTGCTCGTCGTGAACGAGGACACCGAGGTCACGAACTTCGGAGAGCACCTCATCCGACGCATCGTCGAAGAGCTCTTCTACGAGCTCTACGCGCCGCCGCGGCTCCTCGCGGGCGCGTTCGTGCCGGGGATCGGCCTCGCCGACAACCTCGAGCACGCCAGCGTTCCGCAAAAGTCCGAAATGATTAAGATTTTGCGGGAGCTTGCGGCCCACGAGCCGTGA